In Myxococcales bacterium, the genomic window CTTGCCGGCGCGCAACAAAACGACGACCTGGCGGCGCGCCCGCGCCAGGGGGGTCTCGCTCGGATCGACCTGATTTTTCCCGCTCGCTTCGGCCCCCGGCAACGCGGACCCCGAGGCGACCGTCAACTCCTTCGGCGACGGCGCGTCAGCGGGCGCCGGGCGAACCGGCCAGGTGGGTGTGGCCTGCGCCGACGCACTGCCCGCGCCAGTCAAGAGCGAGGCACCAAGAGCGAGACTTGCGAGGGCACCGAGGGGGCGTCGGGTTTTCACGGCGGCAAGCATAGCGCCGATTGGAGCGCGTCCAAGCGACGCAGACACGAGCTCGGGCTTCCGCTCATTGGCTGGGGAAAAGCTCACGCACGCCGCTCTCGCCGGCGACGATCACCCGATTGGCGCGGCCGACGAACAGCCCCGTCTCGACAACCCCCGTCACGGCCCGAAGCTCGCGCTCGAGCTGGGCAGGGTCGTTGATGGGCCCGATATGAACGTCGTAGATGAAGTTGCCGGCGTCCGTCAGCCAGGGTGCGCCCCCCCGCTCGCGCAGCGCCACGCGCCCAAAAACCCCGAGCGCGTTGAACGTTGCACCGCGTCCAAATGCGAGGACCTCGACGGGGACCGGCCACTTCTCACCGAGGCGTTCGCTCAGCTTCGATTCGTCGACGATGATCACGTTCACGCGCGAGGCGAAGT contains:
- the rpiA gene encoding ribose-5-phosphate isomerase RpiA, translated to MTQDEAKRLAAQGALALLPEAGTIGLGSGSTAKLFIDGVGELVRAGRKLVGVATSVASRIQAEALGIPLLSDDGPWDIALTVDGADEVNARLDLIKGGGGCHAREKIVNFASRVNVIIVDESKLSERLGEKWPVPVEVLAFGRGATFNALGVFGRVALRERGGAPWLTDAGNFIYDVHIGPINDPAQLERELRAVTGVVETGLFVGRANRVIVAGESGVRELFPSQ